The sequence below is a genomic window from Lolium perenne isolate Kyuss_39 chromosome 4, Kyuss_2.0, whole genome shotgun sequence.
CCTCTGCTTCTTGCTGACTAAGCCCTAAGGGCTAAGGTAATCTCTGCTCCAATATTGTAATGCGTAATCTGTATTTCAAGACATGATTTGAATCATTCAGTAAATTTGTTTTAGAATAAGAAGATGAAAATTATTTATCCATTGATCTCAATACCCAACCCAAAGCAACTCGTCGACAAACTAAAAAAAACATCTCCAAATTGAACCTTCAGTTTCAAGTCAAGCAAGTAGCAACATTGTCTGCCAATCCTCGTGTTTCAACTCGGTCCGAATATTGTTGTTCCGGATCCTATTTCCGGGCACCTATTGGGGACTTGGATACAGACATTGGAGATGCTGCTAGAAGGGAGTGTGCTGATCTAGCTCCATGCCAACCATTCTTGATATCTTGAAGGTGGCGATTGGTTCTTCTTCTTTTACTGTTGATGTGGTCATGGGAGGGTCAGTTCGACCAAATCATTGATTTGGTGCTATCTTTTGTATCCCCGTACAGGAAAATTTCTATACTCTTGCAGCTCCTAGACTATTTTATGCTTGCAAAGAGCCGGTCTCAGGTTTCTCAAAAGGCTGTGCAGTCATTTCTCATGCTTTTCACCTCACGTACAAGCATGGATTGAATTTTTTTTATTCAAATCCCCCGTGGATCAGCCCTATCGAGCGACGCAAGCCCGAAAAGTGAGCTCCGGGCAGATTTTTTGCAATCCTATGGAATCGGTACGAATCAGCGACTTTTCCTCTGGAATACTGTTCATGTTTCCCTTGTCCTGAGCACTCTCAGAGGAAAAGATACCATGGGAATGCAATTCTACGGAAATCCTGCAAAAAATCCTCTGAACCAAacgccaccttagaagcaaactgaCATCCACCAATTTTCAGCACACCATCCGGTTCTGCCCCTGGTTCTAATAACCAATTAATCACCCAGTCTACCAATTTTTTTTAGATTCAAAGAATAGGGCTCTCCCCTGTTCCAATTCACTGAAACTAAACGTGATATAACCATCTCATCATCCTAGTTGAAGTAACTTATTATCAGTAAGACCAAAAGATCTCTAAACTTGTGCATACATGCAACGAATTGAGTACATACCCAACTAACTGAAATTTTAGTAGTGCCCACTAACGAGGTGTGAGAGTCGTGGGGAATCTCTTCTCTATAATATTTTTCAGAAAGACTTACATGCATTTAAGGTAATAAACAATATAGAGAATACTATAGTGAATTACTCAAGAATAACTTTTTCGGACCGAGAAATAAGGTAGAGAGCAATCTTTGCACAGAGTGACATATCTTGTGGCTAAAGGGAGATAACCATGTTCTCGTGCTTTTGTTCTCTCCATCTCCTAAGGTTTCTACATTTTCGATGGCACTTGTGGTGATGTGTGGCCAGCCATGCAGCGGCAAGTCAGAGGCTGCAGCTTGTCTCACTGCCGCTCTTCGCTCCTCCATGGCTGACATCACTGTCCGCGTCATTGACGAGTCATCGCTTCATCTTGGGCGCAATGATAGCTACAAAGGTATTGTTGATATTTAGTCcacatgttttctctatgctactattaaatttttcttcttcttccatcCACTCATTTCCTTCTACCAATTTTCTATGTTTATTCCTTAGATATGGTTGTGGAGAAAAACTTAAGAGGAGTTCTGAGATCAGAAGTTGATAGGTCTGTGTCTCGGGACAGCATAATCATCGTGGATTCTTTGAACAATATTAAGGTGAGGCCAGTACTAAGTCTTTTAttctattgttgcaacttgcaatCACTACTTCGCTCTCAATTATATTAGTAATATAAGATAGAAGTAGAATTGTATGGTCATCATATTTATGTATGTCATTGTTGCAATTTTTATAGTGTGATCAGTGAAAAAACTTAACGAAATCATGGTGGCAACCTCCCTGTGCTACGTTTTTCCAGCCCACAAAAAAAATTCAGTTTCCAAGTCAAGTTGACTGTCTTTCAATGTCCAACTTATCTGTCTAATACTGGCCAAAAGGTGTGCACAAACACTATCACTTTTTTTTGGTTCAACAAAGCAGAAAATGTTTTTCTTTTCTTGCGTATGATAGTTACCTTTTTAAAGCTAGTACATGAAAGCAAGCCATGTAGGCTATATGagccttttttcttttcttttctgccCAGTGCTTCAGTTTTACACTCATGCTTCAGTAAATGATGGTCATTGAGAATTCTGTATGCATGCATTCAGATAGGCACTACATAGATCAGTGATACAATACTGTAGCTTCTAAACGCGTGCAGCCTATATAACTGACTTCTATTGTCATCAGTGCACCTATGTGCTGTATGAATTCTAATGTAACATGTATGAAGTAGATTCTGCAATTTGTGTTGTTTCTTCTAATACAAGCATGGTGATTTTTACCTATAATATGCAGGGGTACCGATATGAGTTGTGGTGTCTTGCACGTGCCTCGGGAATAAGATATTGTGTGGTAATCAGATGTCTTATTTACTATTACTTTCATTTTGCAATAATAGTTTTGCACTAGTTTTAGCATAACATAATGAAAACATTCATGATGTGTAGATGACATTATGTGTTCTGAAAGTATTGTGTTTGGTTAGCAACATAAGTCATGCACAATAGCAATCTGGAGACAATAAGATAATCATTAATGGGCTAATGGCACATAAAATGAGAGCTAACATGAGTAACTTGATGTGATTCATGACTGGTGAAGACCCACTAACATTGAAATGACAGTTCAGAAATTAAATAAATATAAGAAATTGGAGCGCATGGAACTGACATCTGACCTGGATTCAGTTCTCTCCAGTGATTACCATGTGTCAGCGTATATTAGTTTCTCTAAATGAGAAACTACCTTTCAAAAAAAAGTAAGATAGCATTACCAAATGGATGCTTCTAAAGTATTTTTGTTACATAATTTGCAAACCATGATTATGTTCTACATAGAGGATCCTTTTGAAAAGTGCGCATGTAGAAACCATTGGCGAGTTTATGCTTTTGCACCATTGAATATTGTAAATGTACAATCAAAAGTGATTTTGTTCATACTCCATCTTTTATGTTTCAGTTCTTTTGTGATACAGAAGTGGACCATTGTAGAGAATGGAATGTCAAGCGTCAGGAGAAAGGAGAACCCTCATATGATAGTAATATGTAAGCAAGATATTTTGTCTTCTGGATCTTGTCGACCTGTTGTTTGGAAAATGTATTACTCTCTCCGTTCACTAATGCAAGACCTTTTAGTCTTACATTAGTGAACAGAGGAAGTACCTCTTATGAATGAGGTAGATGCTGCAGTTActttttttttttctgatttcaAATTGCACATATGTTATATAACTTTTGTATTATTGTTTCAAATCACTGAAGTAATTGATAAGCTATGGAAGCCTTTTTTACTATATTGGGTTTATGGGGAAAATGATCGATTATTTGTCTCTACATTTACCAAGCAGgcaggtgccattgctctcatgatTTATTTTGGTTTGACAGATTTGAAGATCTGGCGAGGAGATTTGAGAGGCCTGATAGGCGTAGCCGCTGGGATTCTCCTCTCTTTGAATTGTTTCCATCTAGAGGTAATCAAATCGTTCTTGTTTTGTATGATTAGTTTATTTTCATGGTATGCGTGATCTGAATCAGAACTAATCTACTGTTCAAGTTATGTCTAATTTTGTCCAATTAGTATCACATATGTGATATGTCTAGTGCCTTATGCACTACTCACCATAGTAAATGTTCTGTCATTTTGCTATTTGGTTGAACCTCAAAATTTATCGGGTTTTATTGTTTTAGAAGGTCGCACATGTGATTGGTTGGATGGGTAACTTTTTTAGTAGATTATTTAATTATAGTAAGGCAGAAAATTGCTAGCTTCTTTTCACAATCCTTTCTGTCCAGTTTTGTATCTGTTACACAGATTACTTATTACGAATTAGTACCACCCAGCAAATGGTTACTATACTTGCCTAGTGCCGCCCCCTATTTTCATCATCCCATTTGATTGATCTGTTTTGTCTACTATTTTTATTAGAGGGAATTGTGGAATCGTCCCCTGTTATTGGTGAGGCTGTGTCATATTTGACTAAGAAGGTGGATTCAAAAACAAGAGACGTGAAAGTACTCCAGCCTACAATAGCCACTCAGTCAGTAAGTGTAAAATATTTTTCTAACGAAGAAATTCTTGAATATATCATTGGTTGACAGCAACTGCATATTCTTCTAATTCATACGTAATATGTTCCAGAACTATTTGGTAATCTGTTAATACCTGCATAAATTTGGCATTGCACCATAATATTGCAGCCGATACAAAAACATATTAAGAAAATGGATGTATGTTTAGTTCCTATGCTTTTTTCAACGTTACACTATGGGTGCATTTGGTTCTTAGCTAAGAAAAAGTTCCTTGGGCTGTTTGCTTCAATCTCAATAATCCAAACTCTTGGAGGTTAATTACATTTCCTAGAGAAGCCCCTGCTAAAATCTGTAGTAGTTAATAAAGTGTTGTCCATGCATGCAATTCTTGCACACAAGATCTAGTTGATTTGTTGCTCCCCATGCAGCTAGTTTTCTAGCCATCACAGGGGCTAGGCTCGCTGATATGTCAAACAGATTCTGCTATTCTGAATCCCCGATATTGTGAATGCAAAAAAACTTTTTTGGTTGCTCCAAATGCGGAACCATGTGGGGCTAGGCTCGGTGATATGTCAAAATAGATCCGCTATTCTGAATTCCCGATGGTGCAAATGTAGAAAAACATATTTAAACAAAAATATTGTGAAAATACTGTGTATGTCCAactgcaaatagccaaatactttTCTATTCATAGTAGTTCCTGTAGATTTGAACAAATCCTGACTTTGATAATATTGTAGGTACGGACTACTGAAGCCAATTCCCTCTATGAGATGGACAAAGCAACACAGGTAATGGCAGTTTTCTTTGTTCATGATATCTTTTTTAGAAGAAACTGCAAACCTGTAATATAAACTGTATTTTGCAGGAGGTGGTCAGTGCAATTGTTGAGGCGCAGTCTGGTCTTGGGCTTACCATGAATAAGATTTCTCTTGGGCCTAACTTGCCAACTATATCCTTTACTGTTTGAGGAAATATTAGAAAAATATATTACTGCAAAAGTTATAAGTAGAAATATCGATCTttgtgtgttgcaaaaattatAAATTAAAATATGTCTTTGCTGTAGGTTCTGTTGTATATAAACCTGTAGCATGGAGATCTTGTAATCATAACAACTTCCCCAATCAAAACCTTTGTGTACATAGGTGTCATATATATATGTGCATATGACTTGTTTTTCAAACTTGCAAATGACTTGAAAAAATCAAGCAGGCCAAAACTATGCAGGTAGAGTAGTTTTCTGTCCACATGGTCTCTGTCTAGAATTGCAAtcactttttttttttgccatgAGATAATGTAATCTTAAGGGATGCCTTCATTCAACCCCAACTGCATGTGATCAAGAGAAGAAAACTTGTGCCATCTTCGGATGTTTTTCTTGTGTTGCGAGATCCTTAACTGACTGTTACATTAATCTTCAAAGATCGGTTGGCCTGCCTGAGCTACGGAGCCTCCGGCGCACTTTCATCAAGCTGGCAGGGCAGTACAGCTTGAGCGGACCACCCCCACCAACAGATGCTGATAGCGCAAAGAGAATGTTTGTCGACTATTTGAACCGAGAAATCGGTGTGTGATGGTTCTCTCATCGCTGGCGAGTTAGTCCTGCCTTGTTGTACATCCAAAGGGACAAAATACTTGAGCAAAAATAGGTGATTGGTGGCATGATCTTCATCAAGCTTCTTTTGGGGCGGGTAACGATATAGTTTGGGTTGCATGAACTTCGCCTCAAGTATTCTCATGTGGGAACGTTACCAGGATGTACCAGGATGTGCTACCTCTTGTACCATTTAGTAGTTTTGGCCAGTGTGACAACATGTAACTACATAGTTGGGTAATACTACCAAATAATTTATGCGACAACATATCTGAAAATTGGCTACAGATTATGTGTCCACTGCATtggtttgttttctttttttttctctaaAACATCTCCATCCATTTGTACGTATTCTTCTCCCATACTGGGAGGTTTCAGCCTTCGTATAAAAACTTAAAATGTTGATACTGTCACTGCAGTGAAACAGAACCAAATCTGTTTCAAACTGGCTGGAGAAGGGGCAAGAGATGGATTTTAGAGCATTGATGGGCCAGGGAAGATATTTAAGATTGCAAAACTCTAAGTATGTCAACATCGAAGTATACATTACATTCTAAATTACACAACCATAAATGTACATATCCATTTTGCTACTTGGAAAAAACCTTTTTCCTCTTGAATAAGTCCTACTTGGAAGGTTGTACCAGGCAAAGCTAGGTCTCGTCCATGGGCCATCCATTTACAGGTTATCCAAGAACCAACTTGTTCACCTATAGGCATGGTTCATCCTTGGagttgtcatcatcatcatcgtcgtcatcatcctGGGTTCCTTGAGAAGCACCTTGGACCATTTCATCAGCAACTCCTTCaaaacaaaatttgaaatttaacaTTCAACATCACCCAC
It includes:
- the LOC127292084 gene encoding protein KTI12 homolog, coding for MALVVMCGQPCSGKSEAAACLTAALRSSMADITVRVIDESSLHLGRNDSYKDMVVEKNLRGVLRSEVDRSVSRDSIIIVDSLNNIKGYRYELWCLARASGIRYCVFFCDTEVDHCREWNVKRQEKGEPSYDSNIFEDLARRFERPDRRSRWDSPLFELFPSREGIVESSPVIGEAVSYLTKKVDSKTRDVKVLQPTIATQSVRTTEANSLYEMDKATQEVVSAIVEAQSGLGLTMNKISLGPNLPTINLQRSVGLPELRSLRRTFIKLAGQYSLSGPPPPTDADSAKRMFVDYLNREIGV